The following are encoded in a window of Psilocybe cubensis strain MGC-MH-2018 chromosome 4, whole genome shotgun sequence genomic DNA:
- a CDS encoding Eukaryotic translation initiation factor 3 subunit F, whose protein sequence is MPLGPTSSAININGSTVSDPAPGVPRTPTNITIHPVALFSILDHYLRRTDTQDRVIGTLLGTRHDNEVEVRSSFAVLHSETDEQVAVDMDYHRTMYDLHHKVNPKEVIVGWYSTGSNLNTYSALIQNFYSQETGPHQAIHIAVNTGVEEGQEAGVKAYISSPVGVSPKPENCVFVPVPVELRFHDAEKSGLDLLANTANLPSSTSSQPIADLEIIENAVQSVSDMLDRVLAYVRAVLAGEKKGDPAIGRYLMNTLGASTEDLEKGGFNASLQDTLMISYLANLVRAQAEVSSRLALTAAS, encoded by the exons ATGCCTCTCGGTCCAACGTCGTCCGCGATCAACATCAACGGGAGCACAGTCTCGGACCCTGCGCCTGGTGTCCC ACGTACCCCAACAAATATCACGATACATCCTGTCGCCTTGTTCTCGATCCTTGATCACTACCTTCGCCGCACAGACACCCAGGATCGTGTTATTGGAACTCTTCTCGGCACGCGACACGACAATGAGGTCGAGGTTCGCTCATCATTTGCCGTGCTACATAGCGAGACAGACGAACAAGTTGCCGTCGATATGGATTACCACCGTACTATGTACGATCTCCACCATAAGGTAAACCCCAAAGAGGTCATCGTAGGATG GTACTCTACTGGTTCGAACCTCAACACTTACTCCGCCCTCATCCAAAATTTCTATTCCCAAGAAACTGGCCCCCATCAGGCAATTCATATTGCGGTTAACACTGGGGTCGAAGAAGGACAGGAAGCTGGTGTCAAGGCCTATATAAG TTCACCCGTAGGCGTGTCCCCTAAGCCCGAAAATTGTGTATTTGTTCCAGTTCCCGTGGAACTGCGTTTCCACGATGCAGAGAAAAGTGGCC TCGACCTTCTCGCAAACACCGCAAACCTTCcttcatcgacatcatcTCAGCCCATTGCTGACCTTGAGATCATCGAGAATGCAGTTCAGTCTGTGTCTGATATGCTCGACCGTGTTCTTGCATACGTGCGTGCGGTTCTTGctggagaaaaaaaaggtgaTCCTGCCATCGGTCGGTATCTCATGAACACACTGGGTGCGAGCACGGAGGATCTAGAGAAGGGGGGCTTTAATGCCAGCCTACAG GACACTTTGATGATATCCTACCTTGCTAACCTTGTGCGGGCACAGGCGGAGGTTTCTTCTCGTTTGGCTCTCACCGCCGCATCATAG
- a CDS encoding putative urease accessory protein UreF-like, whose product MSSDHNDLSETYILLLLSDSNLPTGAFVASSGLESYVKHGFPSPASSPESATIDFVRDSLASYARTALPFVSDAHRAVEEYALFQAQDGNQGEAGKGGGGLDGILKTLTDLDELYQAMTLNHVARRASMSQGVSLLTLYLKGFSRPPSQPVFSDAKSQDHEARTRTLFDKFKLKVRREEVSGHLPVCWGALTAALGLALERSQYLHLFLHARSLLSASVRLNDLGPYGAQQILLHIVQPLVAAEVTKCQNLRTGLLDSVFDEVSMGPANTWPLGEILAGRHDLQHSRIFNS is encoded by the exons ATGAGCAGCGACCACAACGATCTCTCAGAAACTTACATACTGTTACTCCTATCCGATAGCAACCTGCCAACTGGTGCATTTGTCGCATCTTCAGGCCTAGAATCCTACGTCAAGCATGGATTTCCATCGCCTGCAAGTTCGCCGGAGAGTGCAACCATTGATTTTGTACGCGATTCTCTAGCTTCGTATGCCAGAACCGCACTTCCTTTCGTTTCCGACGCTCATCGTGCAGTGGAGGAATATGCCTTGTTTCAAGCCCAGGACGGGAATCAGGGAGAGGCAGGGAAGGGTGGCGGGGGGTTAGATGGCATTCTCAAGACCCTCACAGATCTCGACGAGCTATATCAGGCGATGACCCTAAACCATGTTGCAAGACGGGCATCCATGTCTCAAGGCGTCTCCTTACTCACACTGTATTTAAAGGGATTCTCGCGGCCTCCCTCGCAACCCGTATTTTCGGACGCTAAATCGCAAGATCACGAGGCTCGAACGCGGACGCTCTTCGACAAGTTTAAACTCAAGGTACGAAGAGAAGAGGTGTCTGGGCATCTCCCAGTTTGCTGGGGTGCACTGACAGCGGCTCTCGGCCTTGCTCTGG AACGGTCTCAGTATCTTCATCTGTTTTTACATGCGAGAAGTTTACTATCAGCTTCCGTTCGTTTGAACGACCTTGGGCCATATGGTGCACAACAAATACTATTGCACATCGTCCAACCCCTAGTAGCGGCTGAAGTAACGAAATGTCAAAATCTTCGAACCGGCCTGCTTGATAGTGTATTTGATGAGGTATCAATGGGGCCCGCGAATACTTGGCCCCTTGGAGAGATCCTAGCAGGGCGACACGACCTGCAACATTCTCGTATCTTCAACAGTTAG
- a CDS encoding AFG1-like ATPase, producing the protein MNSSLAVEPGRLPNLAEQEFFANRSANPTPTNHTPSQDPFQDSGALRGDDHQTRIIQKLQDLHDKLLNYVPPEIPEESHSNSLLSRLFSRELPLPTSPPESAPKGLYLYGDVGTGKTMLMDLFYQTLPPSVRRKRRVHFHAFMIDVHKRLHAAKIAMGYQGGDPIVPVARDLARDASVLCFDEFQVTDIADAMILRRLLESLVNYGVICVMTSNRHPDDLYKNGIQRSSFIPAIELIKANFDVTDLDSGTDYRRVPRALSHVYYSPITPENNREIEKIFKSLTSENPDDPPIRNRKLNTWGRTIVVPESSRKVAKFNFMDLCGQPLSAADYIEVTKNFGTLFVTDIPKMGMHQKDLARRFITFIDACYESKTKLFVTSEVPVFQVFSDDPTEEAKQIHISDHMRSVMDDLGLNHTAVGGSSMFTGEEEVFAFARACSRLVQMGSKEWAETAGQM; encoded by the exons ATGAACTCCTCTCTCGCAGTAGAACCCGGTCGCCTACCCAATCTAGCCGAACAAGAGTTCTTCGCCAATCGTTCTGCAAATCCTACCCCTACTAATCATACCCCAAGTCAAGACCCTTTTCAAG ACTCTGGAGCTTTGCGAGGGGACGACCACCAGACACGGATCATACAAAAACTACAGGATCTACACGACAAGCTTTTAAATTATGTACCACCTGAGATACCCGAAGAATCCCATTCTAACTCATTG CTATCTCGGTTGTTCAGCCGTGAACTACCGTTGCCAACATCTCCTCCAGAATCTGCCCCAAAAGGATTATACCTTTATGGCGACGTCGGGACTGGAAAGACGATGCTTATGGATCTATTTTACCAAACTCTTCCGCCATCTGTGAGACGGAAACGACGGGTTCACTTCCATGCCTTCATGATAGACGTCCATAAACGTTTACACGCCGCCAAGATCGCTATGGGCTATCAAGGTGGTGACCCAATAGTGCCTGTGGCGCGGGACCTTGCTAGAGATGCCTCAGTCCTTTGTTTCGACGAATTTCAGGTGACTGATATTGCCGACGCGATGATTCTGCGGCGGCTTCTCGAGTCGTTGGTCAACTACGGTGTTATATGCGTAATGACCTCAAA TCGACATCCTGATGACCTTTATAAGAATGGAATTCAGCGGTCGAGCTTTATCCCAGCAATAGAACTCATTAAAGCCAACTTCGATGTTACTGACCTTGACTCTGGGACAG ATTATCGACGAGTTCCCCGTGCATTGTCACATGTGTACTATTCCCCAATCACACCTGAAAATAACCGTGAAATTGAGAAGATTTTCAAGTCCCTGACTTCCGAAAATCCCGACGATCCTCCAATACGCAACAGGAAGTTGAACACATGGGGCCGAACCATTGTTGTGCCGGAAAGTTCTCGCAAAGTTGCTAAATTCAACTTCATGGATTTGTGTGGGCAGCCTCTCAGTGCCGCGGACTACATAGAGGTTACGAAAAACTTTGGAACGCTGTTCGTGACAGATATTCCCAAGATGGGAATGCATCAGAAGGACCTG GCACGAAGATTCATTACTTTCATTGACG CTTGCTACGAAAGCAAA ACTAAGTTATTTGTGACATCGGAAGTTCCTGTCTTCCAGGTTTTCTCTGATGATCCTACAGAAGAAGCGAAGCAAATTCATATATCAGACCATATGCGTAGCGTCATGGATGATCTT GGATTAAACCATACTGCTGTTGGGGGAAGTTCCATGTTCActggtgaagaagaagtatTCGCATTTGCACGCGCTTGTTCGCGCTTGGTTCAGATGGGAAGTAAGGAGTGGGCTGAAACAGCTGGACAAATGTGA
- a CDS encoding Fruiting body protein SC3 — protein sequence MQLKLSVATFVFATLAAATPTRRNEPASQCNTGGLQCCDSLTTANSSAASKIISLLGIVVQDVTATVGLTCSPISVIGLGGDSWYTPSYMLCSDLNSELFFSSTAQPVCCQDNSFHGLIALGCTPVDLNL from the exons ATGCAGTTGAAACTCTCAGTTGCGACTTTTGTTTTCGCCACCCTTGCGGCCGCCACCCCAACCCGTCGAAACGAGCCAGCGAGCCAGTGCAATACTGGCGGCCTCCAGTGCTGCGACAGCCTCACCACCGCTAACAGCTCTGCCGCGTCAAAGATTATCTCGCTCTTAGGCATCGTTGTCCAGGACGTTACCGCCACAGTTGGCCTTACTTGCTCCCCAATTAGCGTCATTGGCCTCGGTGGAGATTCATGGTATACTCCTTCATATATGTTATGTAGCGATCTAAATTCTGAGCTGTTCTTCTCTAGCACCGCTCAACCCGTCTGCTGCCAGGACAATTCCTTCC ATGGCCTCATCGCTCTTGGTTGCACTCCAGTTGACCTAAATCTTTGA
- a CDS encoding Fruiting body protein SC3, with protein sequence MQFKLSALTALALTTLAVATPLRRDQCDTGSIQCCQSVQSPTSSAVSAIFALLGIDAQDVTALVGLTCSPVTVIGAGSNSCTAQPACCTDNSFHGLVALGCTPISL encoded by the exons ATGCAATTCAAGCTCTCTGCTCTTACTGCCCTTGCTTTGACCACCCTTGCGGTTGCCACTCCCCTTCGTCGTGATCAATGCGACACCGGGTCCATTCAATGCTGCCAGAGCGTCCAATCGCCCACTAGCTCCGCCGTCAGTGCCATCTTTGCACTCTTGGGCATCGACGCTCAGGATGTCACCGCCCTCGTCGGGCTTACCTGCTCACCCGTCACTGTCATTGGTGCGGGATCCAATAGCTG CACTGCGCAACCTGCATGCTGCACCGACAACTCTTTCC ATGGCCTTGTCGCTCTAGGATGCACCCCCATCAGCCTTTAA
- a CDS encoding SDO1-like protein C21C3.19, protein MPSALTKVIYKPDSQSTDEFMIIVNPDAYKKWKDGAFTVFHTGQGSQGILRQPSKQQLDTVFGTHKDIDVVEFMLKNGKEQSGEGIKDAFSLNLARGSNIVDSRGKGLTGI, encoded by the exons ATGCCCAGCGCTCTTACCAAAGTCATTTACAAGCCCGACTCACAATCAACCGATGAATTTATGATCATCGTAAACCCAGATGCT TATAAGAAGTGGAAGGATGGCG CATTTACTGTGTTCCATACCGGTCAGGGCTCGCAAGGAATCCTCCGTCAACCATCAAAACAGCAGCTTGACACTGTCTTCGGGACACACAAGGACATTGATGTTGTGGAATTCATGCTGAAGAATGGAAAGGAGCAAAGTGGTGAAGGTATCAAGGATGCTTTCAGCCTTAACCTCGCACGAGGAAGCAATATAGTGGACAGTCGCGGAAAGGGTCTAACTGGCATCTAG